A window of Mycobacteriales bacterium contains these coding sequences:
- a CDS encoding ABC transporter ATP-binding protein, giving the protein MSPRTARRPAAEAVIEPATEAAADPAPQPPAEPVVETPVELPERPLSVEGLTVTFGGVRAVDDVWLTVEPGETVGLIGANGAGKTTLMDCVSGYVTPQRGAIRLFGEDVTHHAPELRPYLGLGRSFQDARLYPGLTVTETLLVALERHAPTGLFAGLLGLGGTTERVKRAAVEELVGMTGLGDYADSLTGELSTGTRRVVDIACILAQAPSLLLLDEPTAGIAQRETEAFGPLLRRLKEQLGCAILLIEHDMPLIMSLSDRVYAMESGRVIAEGTPAEVKSDPRVVASYLGSTEEAINRSTHAGAAR; this is encoded by the coding sequence GTGAGCCCGCGCACGGCCCGGCGGCCGGCGGCGGAAGCGGTCATCGAGCCGGCCACCGAGGCAGCCGCCGATCCTGCGCCTCAGCCGCCAGCCGAGCCGGTCGTCGAGACTCCCGTCGAGCTGCCCGAGCGACCCCTGTCGGTCGAGGGCCTGACGGTGACGTTCGGCGGCGTGCGGGCAGTCGACGACGTCTGGCTGACGGTCGAGCCGGGCGAGACCGTCGGGCTGATCGGCGCGAACGGCGCCGGCAAGACGACGCTGATGGACTGCGTGTCCGGCTACGTGACACCGCAGCGCGGCGCGATCCGGCTCTTCGGCGAGGACGTCACCCACCACGCCCCGGAGCTGCGCCCCTACCTCGGGCTCGGCCGCAGCTTCCAGGACGCCCGGCTCTACCCGGGCCTGACGGTCACCGAGACGCTGCTGGTCGCGCTCGAGCGGCACGCGCCGACGGGACTGTTCGCCGGGCTGCTGGGGCTCGGCGGGACGACCGAGCGGGTGAAGCGCGCGGCGGTCGAGGAGCTTGTCGGCATGACCGGGCTGGGCGACTACGCCGACTCGCTGACCGGCGAGCTGTCGACCGGCACCCGCCGGGTCGTCGACATCGCCTGCATCCTCGCCCAGGCGCCGTCGCTGCTGCTGCTCGACGAGCCGACCGCGGGCATCGCCCAGCGGGAGACAGAGGCGTTCGGGCCGCTGCTGCGCCGGCTCAAGGAGCAGCTCGGCTGCGCGATCCTGCTGATCGAGCACGACATGCCGCTGATCATGAGCCTGTCCGACCGCGTCTACGCGATGGAGTCCGGACGGGTCATTGCCGAGGGCACCCCGGCCGAGGTGAAGTCTGATCCACGGGTGGTCGCCAGCTACCTCGGCAGCACGGAAGAAGCCATCAACCGCTCGACGCACGCAGGAGCCGCCCGATGA